A region from the Pseudopipra pipra isolate bDixPip1 chromosome 8, bDixPip1.hap1, whole genome shotgun sequence genome encodes:
- the SLC25A16 gene encoding solute carrier family 25 member 16 isoform X1 has protein sequence MASPAAALPPARRDFYWLRSFIAGGVAGCCAKTTTAPLDRVKILLQAHNHHYKHLGVFSTLCAVPKKEGYLGLYKGNGAMMIRIFPYGAIQFMAFDQYKKVIKKQLGISGHVHRLMAGSMAGITAVICTYPLDMVRVRLAFQVKGEHRYMGIIHAFKMIYTKEGGFRGFYRGLMPTVVGMAPYAGFSFFTFGTLKSIGLAQAPNLLGRPSLDNPDVLVLKTHVNLLCGGIAGAIAQTISYPLDVTRRRMQLGAVLPDSEKCLTMVQTLKYVYQQHGIRRGLYRGLSLNYIRCIPSQAVAFTTYELMKQFLHLN, from the exons atGGCGTCCCCGGCGGCCGCGCTGCCCCCGGCCCGCCGTGACTTCTACTGGCTGCGCTCCTTCATCGCCGGAG GTGTTGCAGGATGTTGTGCCAAAACAACTACTGCACCACTGGATCGAGTAAAGATTTTGCTGCAAGCTCATAACCACCATTACAAACATCTAG GAGTGTTTTCCACGTTGTGTGCTGTCCCCAAAAAGGAAGGTTACCTTGGGCTGTACAAAGGAAACGGGGCAATGATGATTAGAATCTTTCCGTATGGCGCTATTCAGTTTATGGCCTTTGACCAATATAAAAAG GTAATAAAGAAACAACTTGGGATTTCGGGGCATGTGCATCGATTAATGGCTGGATCCATGGCAG gtATTACAGCAGTGATTTGTACTTACCCTCTTGATATGGTTAGAGTTCGTCTGGCGTTCCAAGTCAAAGGGGAACACAGGTACATGGGAATTATCCATGCATTCAAGATGATTTACACaaag gaagGTGGTTTTAGAGGGTTCTACAGAGGGCTGATGCCAACTGTTGTAGGAATGGCACCGTATGCGG gtttttcattttttacctTTGGTACCTTAAAGAGCATTGGACTTGCTCAAGCACCTAACTTGCTTGGACGGCCTTCATTAGATAACCCCGATGTCTTAGTTTTGAAAACACATGTAAATCTGCTGTGTGGTGGCATAGCTGGAGCAATAGCTCAGACGATATC ATATCCCCTGGATGTAACTCGGAGGAGAATGCAGTTGGGAGCGGTTCTCCCAGACTCTGAAAAGTGCCT tacAATGGTGCAGACACTGAAGTATGTGTATCAACAACACGGAATACGAAGAGGACTGTACCGTGGTTTATCTCTAAATTACATCCGTTGTATTCCTTCCCAGGCCGTGGCTTTTACCACATATGAACTTATGAAACAATTCTTGCACCTCAACTGA
- the SLC25A16 gene encoding solute carrier family 25 member 16 isoform X2, producing MAGSMAGITAVICTYPLDMVRVRLAFQVKGEHRYMGIIHAFKMIYTKEGGFRGFYRGLMPTVVGMAPYAGFSFFTFGTLKSIGLAQAPNLLGRPSLDNPDVLVLKTHVNLLCGGIAGAIAQTISYPLDVTRRRMQLGAVLPDSEKCLTMVQTLKYVYQQHGIRRGLYRGLSLNYIRCIPSQAVAFTTYELMKQFLHLN from the exons ATGGCTGGATCCATGGCAG gtATTACAGCAGTGATTTGTACTTACCCTCTTGATATGGTTAGAGTTCGTCTGGCGTTCCAAGTCAAAGGGGAACACAGGTACATGGGAATTATCCATGCATTCAAGATGATTTACACaaag gaagGTGGTTTTAGAGGGTTCTACAGAGGGCTGATGCCAACTGTTGTAGGAATGGCACCGTATGCGG gtttttcattttttacctTTGGTACCTTAAAGAGCATTGGACTTGCTCAAGCACCTAACTTGCTTGGACGGCCTTCATTAGATAACCCCGATGTCTTAGTTTTGAAAACACATGTAAATCTGCTGTGTGGTGGCATAGCTGGAGCAATAGCTCAGACGATATC ATATCCCCTGGATGTAACTCGGAGGAGAATGCAGTTGGGAGCGGTTCTCCCAGACTCTGAAAAGTGCCT tacAATGGTGCAGACACTGAAGTATGTGTATCAACAACACGGAATACGAAGAGGACTGTACCGTGGTTTATCTCTAAATTACATCCGTTGTATTCCTTCCCAGGCCGTGGCTTTTACCACATATGAACTTATGAAACAATTCTTGCACCTCAACTGA